CAATACCATTGGTCAGTCTAACTCTGGCAATTTTACGGAGTGCAGAGTTCGGTTTTTTAGGCGTCATGGTTTTAACAGCTGTACATACTCCTCTTTTCTGGGGGGAGGAAATGTCGGTAGCCTGCTTTTTCAAGGTGTTTAAACCTTTCTGAAGAGCAGGTGCAGTAGACTTGGTAACAGCTACCTGTCTGCCTTTTCTAACTAATTGGCTAAATGTAGGCATTTTGTTTCTCCTTTCATTAAAATTAAAATGTTCTACCAGGCAATCTGCCTGTTTTCACAGTTTTTCATGGGAGAAAAACCGCAAAAACAAACGGATTGGCACAAATAAAAATAGGTGCAAGGGCAGACTACTCCCCTTACAATTTTGCATATTTTTCATAAAATTACTGCTGCAACACCACTGCAACCGATGCCTTTACGTCGATACCGCAAAGCTCACCCAATTCCTTTTTGGTGGGAATTTCAGTAACCGGAATGTTCTTATGAGAACACAGTCGTAGGAAGGGTTCCACGATAGAAGGAGCCACATCTCTCGCCACATAAGCCAAAGACACAATTCCCTCTTCCACTGCCTTGGTACACTGTTTTATTCCAACTAATTTTTGCTCACCGGATAATTCCGAAAGCATAAGAACACACCACTTTCTAATATGATATATTAGCACGAAAAAGTCAAAATGTCAATATCTTTATGAATTTTTTTATTTTTTTCTTTTGCAGGAAAAAATAGGATTCCATCATCGGAAATCCTCAAAAAAAGATTTCCGATGATGGATAAAATGTTTCGTTACGCTTCTTCTGCTACGAGAACAGGTTCTTCTTCCTCAACGGTTTTTACGGCTGCTTCATATGCAGTATCCTGATATTTCTGCATGCCGGTACCTGCGGGAATCAGTTTACCTAAGATAACGTTTTCTTTTAAGCCGTTAAGCGGGTCAGTTTTTCCTTTGATTGCTGCATCGGTTAAAACCTTGGTGGTTTCCTGGAAGGATGCTGCAGACAGGAAGGAATCGGTTGCCAAAGATGCTTTGGTAATACCTAACAAGGTAACTTCACCCACAGCTTCTTTGCCGCCCTCTGCTCTTACTTTTTCGTTCTGTTCGTTAAATTCTACCATATCCACTAAGGAACCGGGGAACAGGTTAGTATCCCCATTGTCGTCCACGCGGATTTTTCTCATCATCTGACGAACAATTACTTCGATATGTTTATCGTTGATATCAACCCCTTGCAGACGGTATACTCTCTGCACTTCGGAAATCAAGTATTCCCAAACGGAGAATTTGCCTTTGATGCGGAGTACATCGTGAGGATTGATGGGACCTTCGGTTAAGGGATCGCCGGCTTCAATGAAGCTGCCGTCCTGAACTTTAATCTGAGAACCGTAAGGAATTTTATAGGTTTTTGCTTCGCCCTCGTCGGACACAACAGTAACCTCTCTCTTATGGTCGGTTACAACGCTAACCTTACCGGACAGTTCGGAAATTTCGGTACAGCCCTTGGGTTTTCTTGCTTCGAAGAGTTCTTCGACTCTGGGAAGACCCTGGGTAATATCGCCACCCGCAACACCACCGGTGTGGAAGGTTCTCATAGTCAGCTGAGTACCGGGTTCCCCGATGGACTGTGCTGCAATGATACCAACTGCTTCCCCGATAGAAATGGGAGAACCGCTGGCAAGGTTTGCACCGTAACATTTTGCACAGACACCGATTTTGGATTTACAACCCAATACGGAACGGATTTTAACAGATTTGATGTTGTTTGCTTCGCAAACTTTTTCAATTTCCAATGCTTTTGCTTTGGAAATCATAGTATCGGTATCGCAGATGACTTCGCCGGTTGCAGGATCCACAAAGTCGCTGATTAAATATCTGCCAATCAGTCTTTCGTGTAAGGGTTCGATACCTTTGATTGCTTCCACGTCTAAACCGTCGTGAGAACCACAATCATCTTCACGAATGATCACATCCTGAGAAACGTCAACCAATCTCCTGGTCAAGTAACCGGAGTCAGCGGTACGAAGTGCGGTATCGGCAAGACCTTTACGAGCACCGTGAGAAGAAATGAAGTATTCCAATACGTTCAGACCTTCACGGAAGTTTGCACGGATGGGGATTTCAACGGTTTTACCGGAGGTATCCGCCATCAGACCACGCATACCTGCTAACTGACGAATCTGGCTCTTACTACCACGGGCACCGGAGTCCGCCATCATGAAGATGGGGTTGGTAGCTTTTAAGTTATCCATCAGCGCATCGGTAACATCGTCAATGGTGTTAGTCCACAGGTCGATTACCTTGTTGTATCTGTCGTCTTCGGTTAACAGACCGCGTTTGAATTTCTTTTCAACGTCTTTGATTTTGTCTTCAGTTTCATGAATCAGTTTCCATTTGGTAATGGGAACTTCCATATCGGCAACACCAACGGTGATTGCACCGCGAGTAGAGTATTTGTAACCGTTTGCTTTGATATCGTCCAACACTACAGCAGTTTCGGTGATACCGTGAACTTCAATACATTTTTCAATGATTTTACCCAGTGCTTTCTTATCGGCATTGAACTGAACTTCTAAGTCTAAAATAGTGTCTTCGCTGGTTCTGTCCACAAAGCCTAAATCCTGAGGAATGTAGCTGTTGAAGATGATTCTTCCCACGGTTACATCCAGCACTTTGGAATAGGTTTTGCCGTCGATTTCTTTGGTGCTTCTTACCTTGATGGGTGCATGCAGACCAACTACGCCGTTTTCATAAGCCAGCATAGCTTCATCGAAGCTGGAGAATGCTTTGCCCACACCGGGTTCATCTTCATTCACGATAGTCAGGTAATAGCTACCTAAAATCATATCCTGAGTAGGAACGGTAACAGGTTTACCGTCCTGAGGTTTTAACAGGTTGTTTGCAGAGAGCATTAAGAATCTTGCTTCTGCCTGAGCTTCTGCAGACAAGGGAACGTGAACAGCCATCTGGTCACCGTCGAAGTCCGCGTTGTATGCGGTACATACCAGCGGATGCAGACGGATTGCTTTGCCGTCTACCAGAACGGGTTCAAACGCCTGGATACCTAATCTATGCAGAGTGGGCGCACGGTTTAACAGAACGGGATGTTCTTTGATAACCTCTGCTAAAATATCCCACACTTCGTCATTCACACGTTCTACCATTCTCTTTGCAGATTTGATATTGTGTGCTTTACCGGAATCGTGCAAACGTTTCATAACGAAGGGTTTAAACAGTTCCAGCGCCATTTCTTTGGGCAGACCACACTGATAAATTTTCAGTTCGGGGCCAACAACGATAACGGAACGGCCAGAATAGTCAACACGTTTACCCAGTAAGTTCTGACGGAAACGACCTTGTTTCCCTTTTAATAAATCGGAAAGAGATTTTAAGGGACGGTTGCCGGGACCGGTTACGGGTTTACCGCGACGGCCGTTATCAATCAAGGCATCAACCGCTTCCTGAAGCATTCTCTTTTCGTTTCTAACGATAATTTCAGGTGCATTTAATTCCAACAGTTTTTTCAGACGGTTATTACGATTGATAACACGTCTGTATAAATCGTTTAAGTCCGACGCTGCAAATCTGCCGCCGTCTAACTGCACCATGGGTCTTAAATCAGGCGGAATTACAGGCAGAACTTCCAAAATCATCCATTCGGGCTTGTTGCCAGACAGACGGAAAGATTCCACTGCTTCCAGACGTTTCATCTGTTTGGTACGCTTCTGACCCTGACCGGTGGTGGAAGCGATTTCGTCTTTTAATTCCTGAGATAATTTATCTAAATCTAAGTTGCGAAGCAGCGTCTGAACTGCTTCTGCACCCATACCTGCCTGGAATTTATCACCGTATTTTTCTCTGGCTTCCTGATATTCTGCATTAGACAGAATCTGGTTTAACTGCAGATCGGTGTTTTTACCGGGGTCGGTAACGATATAAGATGCAAAATATAATACGTTTTCTAAATATTTGGGGGAGATATCCAGTAAAAGTCCCATTCTGGAGGGAATACCTTTAAAGTACCAGATGTGAGAAACGGGAGTTGCTAAGGTAATATGACCCATTCTTTCACGTCTTACTTTGGATTTGGTTACCTCAACGCCACAACGGTCACAAACTACGCCTTTATAACGAATTCTTTTGTACTTACCGCAGTGACATTCCCAGTCTCTGGTGGGGCCAAAGATTCTTTCACAGAATAAACCGTCTTTTTCCGGTTTCTGAGTTCTGTAGTTAATGGTTTCGGGTTTTTTTACTTCCCCGTAAGACCATTCCAACACATCCTCGGGAGAACACAAACCAACCTTGATGGACTCAAAGCTGTTGAATTCTACTTTGGTGTCTTTTTTTACTTCGCTTGTATTTAATTCCATATTTGACATTGACTCTCATCCTTTACTAAAGTTTTACCCGATTTTCCTGTAATCATGTAAGCACCTGCCCCGAAGAAAAGTCCTCGGGGACAGGTAAAGTCATTACGATTCAATATCGTCTAAAATATCATCAATGCTTTCTTCGTGTTCTGCTAAAATGGTGTCGATATCTTCATCGTCCTCAATAAAGTCGGATTCGTCTTCGGGAATCAGATGGTCATCTTCGGGTAAATCGGTTACCTCGATTAAATCGTCATCCTCATCCTCGTCTTCTTTTGCGAAGTCGTTTCGTTCCGCATACTGAATCAAGTCGTCTTCGTTCTCAATCTGTCTGATCGGATGAGTGTCATCATCATTGTAGGTGTCTTTCAGATTGATTTCTTCATTATCTTTATCATACACCTTCATATTCAGACCTAAGGACTGAAGTTCCTTGATCAATACTTTAAAGGATTCCGGTACGCCCGGCTTGGGAACATTCACACCGCGAACGATAGACTCGTAAGTCTTCACACGTCCCACAATATCGTCGGACTTCACGGTAAGGATTTCCTGCAAGGTGTGTGCAGCGCCGTATGCTTCCAGCGCCCAAACTTCCATTTCCCCGAATCTCTGACCGCCGAACTGAGCTTTACCGCCCAGAGGCTGCTGAGTTACCAAGGAATAGGGACCGGTGGAACGGGCATGAATCTTATCGTCAACCAAGTGATGCAACTTCAGGTAATACATATAACCAACAGTTACACGGTTGTCGAAGGGTTCCCCGGTTCTACCGTCGTATAAAACGGTTTTCCCGTCATAAACCTTGCCTTTGAATTCTTTTAATTCAGTCTCCTTCAGCATAATTTCCATTTCTGCTTCTTTGAATTCTTCCGGAGACATATTTGCTTTTGCTTTTTCGAATGCTTCTTTTTCCTGACGGAACTGAGCTTCTCTCTGTTCGTATTCAGGCAACAGTTCTTCATTATAACCGATACCTGCCTGCTCAAATGCAGCTACGATATCTTCTTCCACCGCACCGTCAAATACAGGAGTTGCAATCTTCCAGCCCAACGCTTTTGCTGCATAGCCCAAATGCACTTCCAATACCTGACCGATGTTCATACGGGAAGGTACGCCCAAGGGATTCAACACGATATCCAGCGGTCTTCCGTCGGGTAAGAAAGGCATATCTTCTTCGGGAAGCACTCTGGAAATAACCCCTTTGTTACCGTGACGACCCGCCATTTTATCCCCAACGGAGATTTTTCTCTTCTGGGCGATGTTGACACGGACAATCATATTAACACCGGGAGACATTTCGTCACCGTTTTCACGGGTAAATACGTTAACGTCAATAATGGTACCGCATTCGCCGTGAGGTACTCTTAAGGAAGTATCTCTCACTTCTCTTGCTTTTTCACCGAAGATTGCACGAAGCAGACGTTCTTCACTGGTCAGCTCGGTTTCACCCTTGGGAGAAACTTTACCAACTAACACGTCACCGGGTTTTACTTCGGCACCAATGCGGATGATACCTCTTTCGTCCAGATCTTTTAAAGCATCTTCCCCAACATTGGGAATATCTCTGGTGATTTCTTCAGGACCAAGTTTGGTATCCCTTGCTTCAATTTCATATTTTTCAATATGAATGGAAGTATATACGTCATCTCTGATGAGTCTTTCGTTAATTAAGATAGCATCTTCGTAGTTATAACCTTCCCAGGTCATAAAGCCGATCAATGCATTTTTACCCAGCGCAGTTTCACCGTGGTCGGTGGAAGGACCGTCTGCGATAACGGTTCCTTTGGTCACTCTGTCACCGGTAGCAACAACAGGACGCTGGTTTAAACAGGTACTCTGGTTGGAACGTTTGAACTTAATGAGTTCGTAGTTCTTTTCTTCTCCTTCGTCGGTTTTTACCACAACGTGATCACCGTCTACGGAGGTAACAATACCGTCTTCCTGTGCCACAACTACAACACCGGAGTCAACAGCTGCATTGTATTCCATACCGGTACCTACAATGGGGCTATCGGGTTTTAACAGCGGAACAGCCTGTCTCTGCATGTTGGAACCCATCAGCGCACGGTTCGCGTCATCGTTTTCCAGGAAGGGAATCATTGCAGTTGCAACAGATACCAGCTGTTTAGGAGAAACGTCCATATAGTCAACGCGGTCACGGTCTACTTCGATGATGTTTTCTCTGAATCTTGCAGTTACCTTTTCGTTTACAAAATAACCGTTTTCATCAAGAGGTTCGGTAGCCTGCGCAATGATGTAGTTATCTTCCACATCTGCGGTTAAGTATTCAACGATGTTGGTAATTTTTTTCTTTTTCTTATCAATTTTACGGTAGGGAGATTCCATAAAACCGTATTCGTTCACTTTTGCATAAGTGGACAGACAGTTGATCAGACCGATGTTGGGTCCTTCAGGGGTTTCAATGGGACACATTCTGCCGTAATGAGAATGGTGAACGTCACGCACTTCGAAACCAGCACGGTCTCTGGACAAACCGCCGGGACCTAATGCAGAAAGTCTTCTCTTATGAGTTAACTCTGCCAAGGGGTTGGTCTGGTCCATGAACTGAGACAGCTGAGAGCTTCCGAAGAATTCTTTCATTGCCGCATATACGGGACGTACGTTTACTAAAGTCTGGGGAGTTAAGATGTCGGTTTCCTGCTGAACGGTCATTCTTTCACGAACCACACGTTCCAGTCTTGCCAAACCAACTCTTACCTGGTTCTGGAGCAGTTCGCCCACAGAACGGATTCTACGGTTACCCAAATGGTCAATATCATCGGTGGTACCAACGCCTTTTGCGATACAAATGTGATAGCTTACGGTACCCACGATATCATCAGTGGTAACGGTTCTGGTAATCAAAGTGGTTTTCTGACGGTAAACTTCCTGCAATTTTTCTTCGTCAGACAAATCAGAATCCAAAATGGGTTTTAACAGTCCGTAATGAACTTTTTCGTTGATAATTTTGGTGTCTGCCTTGGGGAAGAAATAGGTAATATCACAGGTGTTGTTGGAGATTACCTTCAGTTCGGAACCGTCATCCAATTTTAAGTAAACAGCGTTTACGGGAGAACGGTCAAATTCCTTCGCCATTTCGTCGGTGATTAAGTCACCTGCGGAGCCTAAAATTTCACCGGTTTCAGGGCAAACAACATCTCTTGCCAATACTCTGCCACAAACACGCAGATAGTAAGACAGTTTTTTATCGAATTTATATCTGCCCACTCTCGCAATATCATAACGTTTGGGGTCAGACAGTAAATCTAAAATCAGTTTTTTCGCATTTTCAAAGGAAGCGGGTTCACCGGGTCTTAATTTTTCATAAATCTTGATGATTGCTTCTTCGGTGTTTTTCGCCGGGTCTTTTTCTAAAGTGTTCACGATTAACGGATCATGGTCAAAGAGTTCAGCAATCTCATGATTGGTTGCATAACCAAGTGCTTTTAAAAGGATGGTGGCAACCAGTTTTCTGGTTCTGTCAATACGAACAGATAACACATCGTTGGAATCGGTTTCAAATTCAATCCACGCACCACGGTTGGGAATCATGGTAGAAAGATAGAGTTCTTTCCCGGATTTGTCTCTCTGCATTTCAAAATAGATGCTGGGAGAACGCACAACCTGGCTAACGATAACACGTTCGGCACCGTTAATGATAAAGGTACCGGAATCGGTCATTTTCGGAAATTCGCCCATGTAAATTTCCTGTTCCTTCACTTCGCCTGTTTCCTTGTTGATTAATCTCATCAACACGCGAAGGGGTACGGAATAGGTAGATTCTCTCTTCTTAGACTCTGCAACGGAGTACTTCGGCTTGTCATCGAATCTGTAGTCAACAAATTCCAGCACGTATTTGTCCATATGATCCACAATCGGGGAAACGCTCTCA
This is a stretch of genomic DNA from Oscillospiraceae bacterium. It encodes these proteins:
- a CDS encoding 30S ribosomal protein S12, with amino-acid sequence MPTFSQLVRKGRQVAVTKSTAPALQKGLNTLKKQATDISSPQKRGVCTAVKTMTPKKPNSALRKIARVRLTNGIEVSAYIPGIGHNLQEHSVVMIRGGRVKDLPGVRYHIIRGTLDTQGVANRNQSRSKYGAKRPKKAAK
- a CDS encoding 50S ribosomal protein L7ae-like protein is translated as MLSELSGEQKLVGIKQCTKAVEEGIVSLAYVARDVAPSIVEPFLRLCSHKNIPVTEIPTKKELGELCGIDVKASVAVVLQQ
- the rpoC gene encoding DNA-directed RNA polymerase subunit beta', translated to MELNTSEVKKDTKVEFNSFESIKVGLCSPEDVLEWSYGEVKKPETINYRTQKPEKDGLFCERIFGPTRDWECHCGKYKRIRYKGVVCDRCGVEVTKSKVRRERMGHITLATPVSHIWYFKGIPSRMGLLLDISPKYLENVLYFASYIVTDPGKNTDLQLNQILSNAEYQEAREKYGDKFQAGMGAEAVQTLLRNLDLDKLSQELKDEIASTTGQGQKRTKQMKRLEAVESFRLSGNKPEWMILEVLPVIPPDLRPMVQLDGGRFAASDLNDLYRRVINRNNRLKKLLELNAPEIIVRNEKRMLQEAVDALIDNGRRGKPVTGPGNRPLKSLSDLLKGKQGRFRQNLLGKRVDYSGRSVIVVGPELKIYQCGLPKEMALELFKPFVMKRLHDSGKAHNIKSAKRMVERVNDEVWDILAEVIKEHPVLLNRAPTLHRLGIQAFEPVLVDGKAIRLHPLVCTAYNADFDGDQMAVHVPLSAEAQAEARFLMLSANNLLKPQDGKPVTVPTQDMILGSYYLTIVNEDEPGVGKAFSSFDEAMLAYENGVVGLHAPIKVRSTKEIDGKTYSKVLDVTVGRIIFNSYIPQDLGFVDRTSEDTILDLEVQFNADKKALGKIIEKCIEVHGITETAVVLDDIKANGYKYSTRGAITVGVADMEVPITKWKLIHETEDKIKDVEKKFKRGLLTEDDRYNKVIDLWTNTIDDVTDALMDNLKATNPIFMMADSGARGSKSQIRQLAGMRGLMADTSGKTVEIPIRANFREGLNVLEYFISSHGARKGLADTALRTADSGYLTRRLVDVSQDVIIREDDCGSHDGLDVEAIKGIEPLHERLIGRYLISDFVDPATGEVICDTDTMISKAKALEIEKVCEANNIKSVKIRSVLGCKSKIGVCAKCYGANLASGSPISIGEAVGIIAAQSIGEPGTQLTMRTFHTGGVAGGDITQGLPRVEELFEARKPKGCTEISELSGKVSVVTDHKREVTVVSDEGEAKTYKIPYGSQIKVQDGSFIEAGDPLTEGPINPHDVLRIKGKFSVWEYLISEVQRVYRLQGVDINDKHIEVIVRQMMRKIRVDDNGDTNLFPGSLVDMVEFNEQNEKVRAEGGKEAVGEVTLLGITKASLATDSFLSAASFQETTKVLTDAAIKGKTDPLNGLKENVILGKLIPAGTGMQKYQDTAYEAAVKTVEEEEPVLVAEEA
- the rpoB gene encoding DNA-directed RNA polymerase subunit beta — its product is MNYSKIENVLEFPNLIEIQKDSYEWFINQGIRDVFESVSPIVDHMDKYVLEFVDYRFDDKPKYSVAESKKRESTYSVPLRVLMRLINKETGEVKEQEIYMGEFPKMTDSGTFIINGAERVIVSQVVRSPSIYFEMQRDKSGKELYLSTMIPNRGAWIEFETDSNDVLSVRIDRTRKLVATILLKALGYATNHEIAELFDHDPLIVNTLEKDPAKNTEEAIIKIYEKLRPGEPASFENAKKLILDLLSDPKRYDIARVGRYKFDKKLSYYLRVCGRVLARDVVCPETGEILGSAGDLITDEMAKEFDRSPVNAVYLKLDDGSELKVISNNTCDITYFFPKADTKIINEKVHYGLLKPILDSDLSDEEKLQEVYRQKTTLITRTVTTDDIVGTVSYHICIAKGVGTTDDIDHLGNRRIRSVGELLQNQVRVGLARLERVVRERMTVQQETDILTPQTLVNVRPVYAAMKEFFGSSQLSQFMDQTNPLAELTHKRRLSALGPGGLSRDRAGFEVRDVHHSHYGRMCPIETPEGPNIGLINCLSTYAKVNEYGFMESPYRKIDKKKKKITNIVEYLTADVEDNYIIAQATEPLDENGYFVNEKVTARFRENIIEVDRDRVDYMDVSPKQLVSVATAMIPFLENDDANRALMGSNMQRQAVPLLKPDSPIVGTGMEYNAAVDSGVVVVAQEDGIVTSVDGDHVVVKTDEGEEKNYELIKFKRSNQSTCLNQRPVVATGDRVTKGTVIADGPSTDHGETALGKNALIGFMTWEGYNYEDAILINERLIRDDVYTSIHIEKYEIEARDTKLGPEEITRDIPNVGEDALKDLDERGIIRIGAEVKPGDVLVGKVSPKGETELTSEERLLRAIFGEKAREVRDTSLRVPHGECGTIIDVNVFTRENGDEMSPGVNMIVRVNIAQKRKISVGDKMAGRHGNKGVISRVLPEEDMPFLPDGRPLDIVLNPLGVPSRMNIGQVLEVHLGYAAKALGWKIATPVFDGAVEEDIVAAFEQAGIGYNEELLPEYEQREAQFRQEKEAFEKAKANMSPEEFKEAEMEIMLKETELKEFKGKVYDGKTVLYDGRTGEPFDNRVTVGYMYYLKLHHLVDDKIHARSTGPYSLVTQQPLGGKAQFGGQRFGEMEVWALEAYGAAHTLQEILTVKSDDIVGRVKTYESIVRGVNVPKPGVPESFKVLIKELQSLGLNMKVYDKDNEEINLKDTYNDDDTHPIRQIENEDDLIQYAERNDFAKEDEDEDDDLIEVTDLPEDDHLIPEDESDFIEDDEDIDTILAEHEESIDDILDDIES